DNA from Oncorhynchus nerka isolate Pitt River unplaced genomic scaffold, Oner_Uvic_2.0 unplaced_scaffold_910, whole genome shotgun sequence:
gctagcttcagtcgaggggttccggatccgaagtaaatataaatactttaggaaaaatagctacattgggtgaggcgggttgcaggagagtatttagaagttgaggtttagcaaaatgttttaattgttagggccgtggtcccgtggtaggaacatcaatcagcggaaatgttcaagagcgccacctatagtggttgataaaactcaaactttcattaaaatggacatacaatgtactgaattaaagctacactcgttgtgaatctatccaccaagtcagatttgtaaaatgcttttcggcaaaagcattttgtagctattatctgatagcatgtatcccccagaatacagcaacgtcacctaacgacagattttgcgatagccgggggctactcaaaacgcagaaataaaatataaaacattcattacctttgacgagcttctttcttggcactcctagatgtcccataaacatcatctTGGGTCTTTtttagattaaatcggtccatatatagcctagatatcgatctatgaatactgtgtgaacaacggaaGAAAATTGCGTTTTagaacgtaacgtcattttttttaattaaaaaagtcgacgataaactttcacaaaacacttcgaaatacttttgtaatgcaactttaggtattagtacacactaataagcgataaaattaatcaggaggcgatgtaaattctataggtgtccgtctagaaaaaatgtccggagaaatctcaaccaaaacatccggtcggagaccggagggaatcggttcccttgtgtcggtttgaccaagaatcaaaccctgtggaagctgtaggtactgcaatcTCGACCTCATTTAATCCGGTTCGCCTAtaacaattcctggaagtggcgcatggatatttttttccattttcagtgatcagattttcctgcacttttcgatgaaacgcacgttctgttatagtcacagccgtgatttaaccagttttagaaacgtctgagtgttttctatccacacatactaatcatatgcatatactatattcctggcatgaatagcagggcgctgaaatgttgcgcgatttttaacaaaaagctgcgaaaattcgcaacttCCCTAAcaggatatgcgaagaaaaatatgtaaaaacgagaaaaaaaacgatatatacaaagGGACGCGACACGACACTTACGACACGAcgtcttactgctacgccatcttgggaaaatataatcagtcacaccagtctgtaatgcattatgaaaacatttacacattcATCAGACAGTTAAGAGAATAAATGATTATAATTGAACTTTATAACAGTCCTTCAGtactgtagacattaaaacagatgtaatattaatatcctctgtgttatttattcattcagatgagcttgctgtgatttgccaacgtgaactcaaatctaatctaaagaagaagtttcaatgtgtatttgaggggatcgctaaacaaggaaacccaacacttctcaataagatctacacagagctctacatcacagagggtggaacaggagaggtcaacaatgaacatgagctgagacagattgagacaacacccaggaaacaagcaagaccagagactgcaatcaaatgtaacgacatcttcaaacccttaactggacaagacaaacttATCAGAACTGTtctgacaaagggagtcgctggcattggaaaaacagtctctgtgcagaagttcattctggactgggctgaaggaaaagcaaatcaggatgtccaatttgtgTTTTCATTCCCTTTccgggagctgaatttgatgaaaggggCCAAACACACTTTGATTGAACTTCTCAATCACTTCTCAATCGAAACCAAACAATCAAGAATCTCCATCTACAgcaagtacaaagttctgttcatctttgatggtctggatgagtgccgactgcccctagacttccagaagaacaagatctgttgggacgtcacagagtcaacctcagtggatgttctgctgacaaatctcatcaagggaaatctgcttccctctgctctcctctggataactacccgaccagcagcagccaataagatcccttcagggtgtgtcgaccaggtgacagaggtacgagggttcaatgacccacagaaggaggagtacttcaggaagagattcagggatgaggacctggccagcagaatcatctcacacataaagacatcaagaaGCCTCCACATtatgtgccacattccagtcttctgttggatttctgcaacagtccttgaacacatgctgaaacataagagagaagagatgcccaagacactgactgagatgtacacacaccttgctgtgtttcataccaaacagaagaatgaaaagtatcaTGGGAAAGAAGAGTcaggtccacactggaataaagagagcattctgtcacttggaaaactggcttttcaacagcttgtgaagggcaatctgattttctatgaagaagacctgaaagaggctggcattgatgtcaatgaagcctcagtctactcaggattgtgcacacagctctttaaagaggaatgtgggctgtaccaggacaaggtgtactgctttgttcatctgagcattcaggagtttctggctgctgtatatgtgttcctctcattcatcaacaacaatgagaatctaatggacAAACTGCAATCAACGTCCAGGAACTTTTCTGTGAGGATCAAACAAAGGCGGAAAGTTACTgtctacaagagtgctgtggataaagccttacaaagtgagacgggaaacctggaccttttcctccgcttccttctgggcctctcactggagtccaatcagaagcacttacgaggtctactgacaaagacaagaagcagctcacagagccatgaagaGACAGTCAtgtacatcaaggagaagatcagggagaatccctctccagagaggagcatcaatctgttccactgtctgaatgaactgaatgaccattctcttgtGGATGAGATCCAACGCTTcctgagatcaggaagtctctcTAGAGCCAAactgtcacctgcacagtggtcagctctggtctttgtgttgctgacttcagaaaaggagctggatgtgtttgacctgaagaaatactcgagatcagaggaaggtcttctgaggctgctgccagtggtcaaagcctccagagctgctctgtgagtaaataaaatgacatataaGAACTAATTATCAGAAAGAAATATTCAGttagagaaaaatatgtattataatatgtatataatattatattgaataacatattcaatacattttttgattttcacattagtataacaatatgaccatacaattctaggagacggaagatgaatctatatgttgtttgagagaataaaccaaatgcatctgccattgtccttctacactactggtgttaaatgaacagtgtgtttgtgaagtcatgatgatctctttgtcaggctgtcaggctgtggagtcacagaggaaggctgtgcttctctggtctcagctctgaggtcaaacccctcacacctgagagagctggatctgagtaacaatgacctgaaggattcaggagtgaagctgctctctgcaggactggggaatccccactgtaaactggagactctgaggtcagtattcctgtagttggtcaacaagtgataactgttcaccagatccacatgtgtttaccagacacacatagtccacaccatatgtgtttggacagtgaagcttacagttttaaatTTGGTGCTCCATCATTTTGAATTTGAGATATAATGTTTCATATTaggagacagtacagaatgtcaccttttatttaaaggtattttcatacatatatattttacatgttaTAAATGAAAACCCTTTATGTATctagttctcccatttgaaaagGTCATAGTATTTTGGATAAATTATTTTAGTcataagtttagtatttggtcccatattccaagcctgcagtgattacatcaagcttgtgattctactaacttgttgatttcatttgcagtttgtcttggttgtgttttagatgttttcctaatagaaactgaatggggaataatgtcttgtcattttggagtcacttcacttgtattgtcagtaagaatagaagatgtttctgaacacttctacattcatgtggatgctaccatgattatgaatAATCAGGAATGAATCGTCaatgatgatgaatgagaaagttacagaggcacaaATATCACACCCCCTctgttggtaatggtgagaggttagtatgttttgttgtagcctctgttattggtaatggtgagaggttagcatgttttgttgtagcctctgttattggtaatggtgagaggttagtatgttttgttgtagtctctgttattggtaatggtgagaggttagcatgttttgttgtagcctctgttattggtaatggtgagaggttagtatgttttgttgtaacctctgttattggtcatggtgagaggttagcatgttttgttgtagcctctgttattggtaatggtgagaggatagcatgttttattgtagcctctgttattggtaatggtgagaggttagcatgttttgttgtagcctctgttattggtaatggtgagaggttagcatgtttttgttgtagctgttattggtaatggtgagaggttagcatgttttgtgtagcctctgttattggttatggtgagaggttagcatgttttgttgtagcctctgttattggtaatggtgagaggtttgtatgttttgttgtaacctctgttattggtcatggtgagaggttagcatgttttgttgtagcctctgttattggtaatggtgagaggttagcatgttttgttgtcctctgttattggtaatggtgagaggttagtatgttttgttgtactctgttattggtaatggtgagaggttagcatgttttgttgtagcctctgttattggtaatggtgagaggttagcatgttttgttgtagcctctgttattggtaatggtgagaggttagcatgttttgttgtagctgttattggtaatggtgagaggttagcatgttttgttgtagcctctgttattggttatggtgagaggttagcatgttttgttgtagcctctgttattggtaatggtgagaggttagtatgttttgttgtaacctctgttattggtcatggtgagaggttagcatgttttgttgtagcctctgttattggtaatggtgagaggttagcatgttttgttgtactctgttattggtaatggtgagaggttagtatgttttgttgtagcctctgttattggtcatggtgagaggttagcatgttttgttgtagcctctgttattggtaatggtgagaggttagcatgttttgttgtaccctctgttactggtaatggtgagaggttagcatgttttgttgtagcctctgttattggtaatggtgagaggttagcatggtttgttgtatcctctgttattggtaatggtgagaggttagcatgttttgttgtagcctctgtaacaTTCTAACTCATTATTATCATGATTCATTAAATATCTTTTTTAATCATGGCATCCTCAGGATTAATCTAGTCGTGTTATCTACTCACTTATGAAGAACATTTCTCCAGTCATCATCCACTATTCAGTTAATAATCGACAAAACATAACCCAAAATACATCCAAAACAAACTATGATGCATTaatgtcacctcatatgaaacattttgaTTTCCAAACCATTAATTTCTGAATAGATATGGCAGGTTTCAGGACACTAATATATCTAaatatgttgaaaaaatatatactgccactattttcaccaccaaagaatatcagtgtgatttgatttgactctttgcaggctgtcaggctgtctagtcacagaggaaggctgtgcttctctggactcagctctgaggtcaaacccctcaaacctgagagagctggacctgagctacaatcacccaggagactcaggagtcagactgctctctgctggactggaggatccacactgcagactggagaaactcaagtatgtagagggtttatgtcaatgttcatatcagacatgttggacttatcaggctagttaagacaaacattcttaccaccacttggacaaagttatatgctgtgtgtgtgtgtgtccagtgtgtgtgtcctgtgtgtgtccagtgtgtgtgtgtcctgtgtgtgtccagtgtgtgtccagtgtgtgtcctgtATCTGTCCATTGTGTTTGGCCATTGTGTGTGTCCTTTCAAACACACACTGGCATActttacacacgcacacactggacacactggcaAGACACACTCACTAAACATTCACACTGGACACTGTGGTGGCAAATCGGTTCAAATATGACACAATCAAGAACTTTGAATTCAATTATAGACTTTTAATACAAGAGTATAGCAAGCCGGAGTGCTCCGCGGAACACACACCTTTTCCAGAGCCCTGGCTCCAGTATTTATCCACATATTGCATATGAGCCCATCCCACATGTAAATTACGTTACATTCCAATCCgtgcatcctgcttgttcagcTCAATAACGCCCATACCTGCTTTCCGTCAGATTATAATGATGACAAGACCCTTGCTGTTCCTGCACTTAGCTAAATGCATTCTTTTGTATGTGTATTATCTAGGAtcagcagactatgtgtctcctcAGTTTCTAGCGTGTCCAGCTATACTAAAAATACTATACATTCCTCTATTTTACAGCCCTATGCTTTGGCTCTGCACTTAGCTCAAAAATATGCGAACTATGTCTATTGGTCATCAGTTAGTCATTTGACTGACCCCCTCCTTCAGCTATTCTATACATCTTATGCATTTGCCCATGTGTTATATTTTCACCCACAACACACATAGGAcaccaacaggacacacacacacacacacactggacacacataggacaccaacatgacacacacacacacacacacacacacacacacacacacacacacacacacacacacacacacacacacacacacacacactggacagacataggacaccaacaggacacacacacacacactggacacacataggacaccaacaggacacacacacacacacacactcgacacacataggacaccaacaggacacacacacacacacacacactggacacacataggacaccaacaggacacacacacactggacacaatatGTTGCTCATTACCTTCCACAGCAATAATCGTTTCACCACAGGGGTGTTGTGGTTAACTAACTAAATATTCTGTTAATTTTCACATATCAATCACAATTAAAGCTTATTGTCCTTCTATATGTACATTCTACTCATtaaattaacagtgtgtttgtgaagtcatgatgatctctttgcaggctgtcaggctgtggagtcacagaggaaggctgtgcttctctggtcccagctctggagtcaaacccctcacacctgagagagctggatctgagtaacaatgacctgaaggattcaggagtgaagctgctctctgctggactggaggatccacactgcagactggagaaactcaagtatgtagagggtttatgtcaatgttcatatcagaaatgtttgacttatcaggctagttaagacaaacattctaaccaccacttggacaaagttatatgctgtgagtgtgtgtgtccagtgtgtgtgtgtccagtgtgtgtcctgtATCTGTCCATTGTGTTTGGCCATTGTGTGTGCTTTCAAACACACACTGGCATactttacacatacacacactggaaaGACACACTCACTAAACATTCACACTGGACACTGTGGTGGCAAATCGGTTCAAATATGACACAATCAAGAACTTTGAATTCAATTATAGACTTTTAATACAAGAGTATAGCAAGCCGGAGTGCTCCGCGGAACACACACCTTTTCCAGAGCCCTGGCTCCAGTATTTATCCACATATTGCATATGAGCCCATCCCACATGTAAATTACGTTACATTCCAATCCgtgcatcctgcttgttcagcTCAATAACGCCCATACCTGCTTTCCGTCAGATTATAATGATGACAAGACCCTTGCTGTTCCTGCACTTAGCTAAATGCATTCTTTTGTTTGTGTATTATCTAGGAtcagcagactatgtgtctcctcAGTTTCTAGCGTGTCCAGCTATACTAAAAATACTATACATTCCTCTATTTTACAGCCCTATGCTTTGGCTCTGCACTTAGCTCAAAAAAATGCGAACTATGTCTATTGGTCATCAGTTAGTCATTTGACTGACCCCCTTCTTCAGCTATTCTATACATCTTATGCATTTGCCTATGTGTTATATTTGCACCCACAACACACATAGGAcaccaacaggacacacacactggacac
Protein-coding regions in this window:
- the LOC135570737 gene encoding NLR family CARD domain-containing protein 3-like isoform X5, which encodes MSLSGEREEGGPASKMSLSGEHDTKAKSPIKQERPASPVPSCVSMKSDKSLRHPIEFREGDFSTEQRNQQERSESEILSGQSSQSHQTDLASIFSLLEEKIMTFVRNKLKMFKRILSPELPEGFESQKQDKEVVDAEDEKQESSAREGALKITLHVLRKMNQKELADTLEKYELAVICQRELKSNLKKKFQCVFEGIAKQGNPTLLNKIYTELYITEGGTGEVNNEHELRQIETTPRKQARPETAIKCNDIFKPLTGQDKLIRTVLTKGVAGIGKTVSVQKFILDWAEGKANQDVQFVFSFPFRELNLMKGAKHTLIELLNHFSIETKQSRISIYSKYKVLFIFDGLDECRLPLDFQKNKICWDVTESTSVDVLLTNLIKGNLLPSALLWITTRPAAANKIPSGCVDQVTEVRGFNDPQKEEYFRKRFRDEDLASRIISHIKTSRSLHIMCHIPVFCWISATVLEHMLKHKREEMPKTLTEMYTHLAVFHTKQKNEKYHGKEESGPHWNKESILSLGKLAFQQLVKGNLIFYEEDLKEAGIDVNEASVYSGLCTQLFKEECGLYQDKVYCFVHLSIQEFLAAVYVFLSFINNNENLMDKLQSTSRNFSVRIKQRRKVTVYKSAVDKALQSETGNLDLFLRFLLGLSLESNQKHLRGLLTKTRSSSQSHEETVMYIKEKIRENPSPERSINLFHCLNELNDHSLVDEIQRFLRSGSLSRAKLSPAQWSALVFVLLTSEKELDVFDLKKYSRSEEGLLRLLPVVKASRAALLSGCGVTEEGCASLVSALRSNPSHLRELDLSNNDLKDSGVKLLSAGLGNPHCKLETLRLSGCLVTEEGCASLDSALRSNPSNLRELDLSYNHPGDSGVRLLSAGLEDPHCRLEKLKLSGCGVTEEGCASLVPALESNPSHLRELDLSNNDLKDSGVKLLSAGLEDPHCRLEKLKLSGCGVTEEGCASLVSVLESNPSHLRDLDLSNNDLKDSGVKLLSAGLEDPHCRLEKLNVEHGGENRMKPGLRKYVCDLTLDPNTVDRLLSLSEENRKVTCRTEKQTYPDHPERFEDCGQVLCREGLTGRCYWEVEWSGRGAVIGVTYKGISRRGRGNDCCLGYNDKSWSLSCSDNSYIAWHNDKPTTIDVPSSSSHRVGVCLDWPAGTLSFYRASSDTLTHLITFTSTFTEPLYPGFHLWGCGDSVSLK
- the LOC135570737 gene encoding NACHT, LRR and PYD domains-containing protein 12-like isoform X1, with amino-acid sequence MSLSGEREEGGPASKMSLSGEHDTKAKSPIKQERPASPVPSCVSMKSDKSLRHPIEFREGDFSTEQRNQQERSESEILSGQSSQSHQTDLASIFSLLEEKIMTFVRNKLKMFKRILSPELPEGFESQKQDKEVVDAEDEKQESSAREGALKITLHVLRKMNQKELADTLEKYELAVICQRELKSNLKKKFQCVFEGIAKQGNPTLLNKIYTELYITEGGTGEVNNEHELRQIETTPRKQARPETAIKCNDIFKPLTGQDKLIRTVLTKGVAGIGKTVSVQKFILDWAEGKANQDVQFVFSFPFRELNLMKGAKHTLIELLNHFSIETKQSRISIYSKYKVLFIFDGLDECRLPLDFQKNKICWDVTESTSVDVLLTNLIKGNLLPSALLWITTRPAAANKIPSGCVDQVTEVRGFNDPQKEEYFRKRFRDEDLASRIISHIKTSRSLHIMCHIPVFCWISATVLEHMLKHKREEMPKTLTEMYTHLAVFHTKQKNEKYHGKEESGPHWNKESILSLGKLAFQQLVKGNLIFYEEDLKEAGIDVNEASVYSGLCTQLFKEECGLYQDKVYCFVHLSIQEFLAAVYVFLSFINNNENLMDKLQSTSRNFSVRIKQRRKVTVYKSAVDKALQSETGNLDLFLRFLLGLSLESNQKHLRGLLTKTRSSSQSHEETVMYIKEKIRENPSPERSINLFHCLNELNDHSLVDEIQRFLRSGSLSRAKLSPAQWSALVFVLLTSEKELDVFDLKKYSRSEEGLLRLLPVVKASRAALLSGCGVTEEGCASLVSALRSNPSHLRELDLSNNDLKDSGVKLLSAGLGNPHCKLETLRLSGCLVTEEGCASLDSALRSNPSNLRELDLSYNHPGDSGVRLLSAGLEDPHCRLEKLKLSGCGVTEEGCASLVPALESNPSHLRELDLSNNDLKDSGVKLLSAGLEDPHCRLEKLKLSGCGVTEEGCASLVSVLESNPSHLRDLDLSNNDLKDSGVKLLSAGLEDPHCRLEKLKLSGCGVTEEGCASLVSALRSNPSHLRELDLSNNDLKDSGVKLLSAGLGNPHCKLETLRLTGCKLTDTSCKVLASVLISNPSHLRELDLSNNDLNDSGVKLLSAVLGNPHCKLETLRLSGCLVTEEGCASLVAALRSNPSHLRELDLSYNHPGDKGVRLLSARWEDPHCRLEKLNVEHGGENRMKPGLRKYVCDLTLDPNTVDRLLSLSEENRKVTCRTEKQTYPDHPERFEDCGQVLCREGLTGRCYWEVEWSGRGAVIGVTYKGISRRGRGNDCCLGYNDKSWSLSCSDNSYIAWHNDKPTTIDVPSSSSHRVGVCLDWPAGTLSFYRASSDTLTHLITFTSTFTEPLYPGFHLWGCGDSVSLK
- the LOC135570737 gene encoding NACHT, LRR and PYD domains-containing protein 12-like isoform X2 encodes the protein MSLSGEREEGGPASKMSLSGEHDTKAKSPIKQERPASPVPSCVSMKSDKSLRHPIEFREGDFSTEQRNQQERSESEILSGQSSQSHQTDLASIFSLLEEKIMTFVRNKLKMFKRILSPELPEGFESQKQDKEVVDAEDEKQESSAREGALKITLHVLRKMNQKELADTLEKYELAVICQRELKSNLKKKFQCVFEGIAKQGNPTLLNKIYTELYITEGGTGEVNNEHELRQIETTPRKQARPETAIKCNDIFKPLTGQDKLIRTVLTKGVAGIGKTVSVQKFILDWAEGKANQDVQFVFSFPFRELNLMKGAKHTLIELLNHFSIETKQSRISIYSKYKVLFIFDGLDECRLPLDFQKNKICWDVTESTSVDVLLTNLIKGNLLPSALLWITTRPAAANKIPSGCVDQVTEVRGFNDPQKEEYFRKRFRDEDLASRIISHIKTSRSLHIMCHIPVFCWISATVLEHMLKHKREEMPKTLTEMYTHLAVFHTKQKNEKYHGKEESGPHWNKESILSLGKLAFQQLVKGNLIFYEEDLKEAGIDVNEASVYSGLCTQLFKEECGLYQDKVYCFVHLSIQEFLAAVYVFLSFINNNENLMDKLQSTSRNFSVRIKQRRKVTVYKSAVDKALQSETGNLDLFLRFLLGLSLESNQKHLRGLLTKTRSSSQSHEETVMYIKEKIRENPSPERSINLFHCLNELNDHSLVDEIQRFLRSGSLSRAKLSPAQWSALVFVLLTSEKELDVFDLKKYSRSEEGLLRLLPVVKASRAALLSGCGVTEEGCASLVSALRSNPSHLRELDLSNNDLKDSGVKLLSAGLGNPHCKLETLRLSGCLVTEEGCASLDSALRSNPSNLRELDLSYNHPGDSGVRLLSAGLEDPHCRLEKLKLSGCGVTEEGCASLVPALESNPSHLRELDLSNNDLKDSGVKLLSAGLEDPHCRLEKLKLSGCGVTEEGCASLVSVLESNPSHLRDLDLSNNDLKDSGVKLLSAGLEDPHCRLEKLKLSGCGVTEEGCASLVSALRSNPSHLRELDLSNNDLKDSGVKLLSAGLGNPHCKLETLRLSGCLVTEEGCASLVAALRSNPSHLRELDLSYNHPGDKGVRLLSARWEDPHCRLEKLNVEHGGENRMKPGLRKYVCDLTLDPNTVDRLLSLSEENRKVTCRTEKQTYPDHPERFEDCGQVLCREGLTGRCYWEVEWSGRGAVIGVTYKGISRRGRGNDCCLGYNDKSWSLSCSDNSYIAWHNDKPTTIDVPSSSSHRVGVCLDWPAGTLSFYRASSDTLTHLITFTSTFTEPLYPGFHLWGCGDSVSLK
- the LOC135570737 gene encoding NACHT, LRR and PYD domains-containing protein 12-like isoform X4, whose protein sequence is MSLSGEREEGGPASKMSLSGEHDTKAKSPIKQERPASPVPSCVSMKSDKSLRHPIEFREGDFSTEQRNQQERSESEILSGQSSQSHQTDLASIFSLLEEKIMTFVRNKLKMFKRILSPELPEGFESQKQDKEVVDAEDEKQESSAREGALKITLHVLRKMNQKELADTLEKYELAVICQRELKSNLKKKFQCVFEGIAKQGNPTLLNKIYTELYITEGGTGEVNNEHELRQIETTPRKQARPETAIKCNDIFKPLTGQDKLIRTVLTKGVAGIGKTVSVQKFILDWAEGKANQDVQFVFSFPFRELNLMKGAKHTLIELLNHFSIETKQSRISIYSKYKVLFIFDGLDECRLPLDFQKNKICWDVTESTSVDVLLTNLIKGNLLPSALLWITTRPAAANKIPSGCVDQVTEVRGFNDPQKEEYFRKRFRDEDLASRIISHIKTSRSLHIMCHIPVFCWISATVLEHMLKHKREEMPKTLTEMYTHLAVFHTKQKNEKYHGKEESGPHWNKESILSLGKLAFQQLVKGNLIFYEEDLKEAGIDVNEASVYSGLCTQLFKEECGLYQDKVYCFVHLSIQEFLAAVYVFLSFINNNENLMDKLQSTSRNFSVRIKQRRKVTVYKSAVDKALQSETGNLDLFLRFLLGLSLESNQKHLRGLLTKTRSSSQSHEETVMYIKEKIRENPSPERSINLFHCLNELNDHSLVDEIQRFLRSGSLSRAKLSPAQWSALVFVLLTSEKELDVFDLKKYSRSEEGLLRLLPVVKASRAALLSGCGVTEEGCASLVSALRSNPSHLRELDLSNNDLKDSGVKLLSAGLGNPHCKLETLRLSGCLVTEEGCASLDSALRSNPSNLRELDLSYNHPGDSGVRLLSAGLEDPHCRLEKLKLSGCGVTEEGCASLVPALESNPSHLRELDLSNNDLKDSGVKLLSAGLEDPHCRLEKLKLSGCGVTEEGCASLVSVLESNPSHLRDLDLSNNDLKDSGVKLLSAGLEDPHCRLEKLKLSGCGVTEEGCASLVSALRSNPSHLRELDLSNNDLKDSGVKLLSAGLGNPHCKLETLRLTGCKLTDTSCKVLASVLISNPSHLRELDLSNNDLNDSGVKLLSAVLGNPHCKLETLRLSGCLVTEEGCASLVAALRSNPSHLRELDLSYNHPGDKGVRLLSARWEDPHCRLEKLNVEHGGENRMKPGLRKYVCDLTLDPNTVDRLLSLSEENRKVEDQRSLPL
- the LOC135570737 gene encoding NACHT, LRR and PYD domains-containing protein 3-like isoform X3 gives rise to the protein MSLSGEREEGGPASKMSLSGEHDTKAKSPIKQERPASPVPSCVSMKSDKSLRHPIEFREGDFSTEQRNQQERSESEILSGQSSQSHQTDLASIFSLLEEKIMTFVRNKLKMFKRILSPELPEGFESQKQDKEVVDAEDEKQESSAREGALKITLHVLRKMNQKELADTLEKYELAVICQRELKSNLKKKFQCVFEGIAKQGNPTLLNKIYTELYITEGGTGEVNNEHELRQIETTPRKQARPETAIKCNDIFKPLTGQDKLIRTVLTKGVAGIGKTVSVQKFILDWAEGKANQDVQFVFSFPFRELNLMKGAKHTLIELLNHFSIETKQSRISIYSKYKVLFIFDGLDECRLPLDFQKNKICWDVTESTSVDVLLTNLIKGNLLPSALLWITTRPAAANKIPSGCVDQVTEVRGFNDPQKEEYFRKRFRDEDLASRIISHIKTSRSLHIMCHIPVFCWISATVLEHMLKHKREEMPKTLTEMYTHLAVFHTKQKNEKYHGKEESGPHWNKESILSLGKLAFQQLVKGNLIFYEEDLKEAGIDVNEASVYSGLCTQLFKEECGLYQDKVYCFVHLSIQEFLAAVYVFLSFINNNENLMDKLQSTSRNFSVRIKQRRKVTVYKSAVDKALQSETGNLDLFLRFLLGLSLESNQKHLRGLLTKTRSSSQSHEETVMYIKEKIRENPSPERSINLFHCLNELNDHSLVDEIQRFLRSGSLSRAKLSPAQWSALVFVLLTSEKELDVFDLKKYSRSEEGLLRLLPVVKASRAALLSGCGVTEEGCASLVSALRSNPSHLRELDLSNNDLKDSGVKLLSAGLGNPHCKLETLRLSGCLVTEEGCASLDSALRSNPSNLRELDLSYNHPGDSGVRLLSAGLEDPHCRLEKLKLSGCGVTEEGCASLVPALESNPSHLRELDLSNNDLKDSGVKLLSAGLEDPHCRLEKLKLSGCGVTEEGCASLVSVLESNPSHLRDLDLSNNDLKDSGVKLLSAGLEDPHCRLEKLKLSGCLVTEEGCASLVAALRSNPSHLRELDLSYNHPGDKGVRLLSARWEDPHCRLEKLNVEHGGENRMKPGLRKYVCDLTLDPNTVDRLLSLSEENRKVTCRTEKQTYPDHPERFEDCGQVLCREGLTGRCYWEVEWSGRGAVIGVTYKGISRRGRGNDCCLGYNDKSWSLSCSDNSYIAWHNDKPTTIDVPSSSSHRVGVCLDWPAGTLSFYRASSDTLTHLITFTSTFTEPLYPGFHLWGCGDSVSLK